A stretch of Episyrphus balteatus chromosome 2, idEpiBalt1.1, whole genome shotgun sequence DNA encodes these proteins:
- the LOC129911951 gene encoding putative uncharacterized protein DDB_G0290521, with translation MRSTLLIVCLLLAVIYVQSLTRVERSSSIKKRAPQVYQGQQGGNWNQTQQFQWVKVNNQWVRKDGTNKLPGYSQPNVPYNQTGTQWKNSPASSPASTPAHSPSASNVGNNSKPGQPQRQDSTSSQGSIGWNPSADRALTQDLPKTTPHPTTSTTTTTTTTTRSPVPAQKPLGPTPPPVRAPFGSGMGGQQKPQLNRYNPDASLTYGGLPPQTNPTSNRATIKPNPAHGSNPWGNLSR, from the exons ATGAGATCAACACTTTTAATTG TTTGCCTTCTTTTGGCAGTGATTTATGTACAATCACTGACTAGAGTCGAGCGTTCAAGCTCTATTAAGAAACGCGCTCCACAAGTTTATCAAGGTCAGCAAGGAGGCAATTGGAATCAAACCCAACAGTTCCAATGGGTTAAGGTTAACAATCAATGGGTTAGGAAGGATGGCACCAACAAACTTCCTGGATATTCCCAACCAAATGTACCATACAACCAAACTGGTACTCAGTGGAAAAATTCACCAGCATCAAGCCCTGCTTCCACACCAGCTCACTCACCAAGTGCCAGCAATGTTGGAAACAATTCTAAACCAGGCCAACCTCAACGCCAAGATTCCACATCGTCTCAAGGATCTATTGGTTGGAATCCAAGCGCCGATCGAGCCCTAACTCAAGACCTTCCAAAGACAACACCACATCCAACAACTTCAACTACAACCACCACCACTACAACCACTCGATCACCAGTCCCTGCCCAGAAACCACTAGGACCAACACCACCTCCAGTCCGTGCACCATTCGGTTCGGGTATGGGTGGTCAACAGAAGCCCCAACTTAATCGCTACAACCCTGACGCCAGTTTGACATATGGAGGACTTCCCCCTCAAACCAACCCAACTTCCAACAGAGCAACTATTAAACCTAATCCAGCACATGGTTCCAATCCATGGGGAAATCTCTCCcgttaa